The sequence CTCATGACACAGACAGCTTTTGTTAACTTTAAGAACCAGAAATGTTTGCAATAGTGTTAATATTGGCAAAGGATGAAGGCGGAAACAAGAATCTGCATAATTGTAGTATGGAGCAGCAGAAGCTCATAATTAGTACATCTAATAACACATATTGTTCAgtatgttattttaatctgaAACATTCTGATCACTATGTTAGGGGTCAGTAGTTTTTTTTCTCCATGGTGCCCCAAAATTCTGGCAACGTCCCTGCTTACCCTACCTGTATGCAGCAGAGGTTGCAGGAGACTGATGGAAAGCATGGTCTGTCTGCACCGCGAGCTATCACTTTGGCGGGCTTCCTGCAGGAGTGCATGTTGACCACTGGGTAGCCCCTTTCTTCCTCACAAATATCTTAATAAATTCACGAGAATATGTTACATTTTCATCACACAATATTTAAGTCAGTGCGAAGTTACAGCTATCTTCAGACATATATCCAGTGGCCAACCAAACTAGGACTATCTGAACACCATGCGGCTTTACCCTATTGTTCTGACAAAGATACGTCCGTAGTATGTTAATAGATTGCTAAACTGTATATATGCATAACTTTTATATGGATAATTTAAACATAGGTCTGGCCTACTCTGTTTTTACCATGCAAAACCTGAGAAAATAGTGCTCTCTAAAGTGCTCTCTTGAGACTAATCTGGATATGCTGCCCGCCTTTGAGCACTAATGCTGATGACTGGTCATTGGACAACAATCAAGCCATGCAACATTTTGGTTCTGAAGCATTGATTAGCattgaggctctgcatctgtcctcgtactcgtagaccttagtgctgcttttgataccatcgatcaccacattcttttgaaaACCCAAATTGgatctacacggacaagttctggcctggtttagatcttatctgtcggaaagatatgtttgtctctgtggatggtttgtcctctgacaaatcaactgtaaatttcggtgttccccaaggttccgttttaggaccactattgttttcactatatattttacctcttggtggtGTCATTctgaaacataatgttaacattcactgctatgcggatgacacacagctgtacatttcaatgaaacatggtgaagccccaaaattgccctcgctggaagcctgtgtttcagacataaggaagtggatggctgcaaatttccgacttttaaactcggacaaaacttagatgattgttctaggtcccaagaaacaaagagatcttctgttgaatctgacaattaatcttggaggttgtacagtcgtctcaaataaaactgtgaaggacctcggcgttacactgaaccctgatctctcttttggcgaacatatcaagactgtttcaaggacagcttttttccatctacgtaacattgcaaaaatctgaaactttctgtccaaaaatgatgcagaataactaatccatgcttttgtcacttataggttagactactgcaatgctctactttccggttaCCCGTataaagcacaaaataaacttcaggtagtgctaaacatggctgctagaatcttgacaagaaccaaaaaatttgatcatattactccagtgctagcctctctacactggcttcctgttaaggcaagggctgatttcaaggttttactgctaacctacaaagcattacatgggcttgctcctacctatctctctgatttggtcctgccgtacatacctacacgtacactatggtcacaagacgcaggcctcctaactgtccctataatttctaagcaaacagctagaggcagggctttctcctatagagctccattttttattgaatggtctgcctacccatgtgagagacgcagactcgggcTCAACCttagtctttattgaagactcatctcttcagtaagtcctatgattgagtgtagtctggcccaggagtgtgaaggtaaacggaaaggcactggagcaacgatccacccttgctgtctctgcctggccggttcccctctcttcactgggattctctgtctgtaaccctattacaggggctgagtcactggcttactggtgctcttccatgccatccctaggaggggtgcatcacttgagtgggttgagtcactggcgtgatcttcctgtctgggttggcgcccccactTGGGTTGTGCCCTGGcgaagatctttgtgggctatactcggccttgtctcaggatggtaagttggtggttgaagctTTCCCTCAAGTGGTGTGGGGGCCTGTCCAAGGGtgtcgtcggatggggccacagtgtctcccaaccAAGCCTCcattatttatgctgcagtagtttgtgtcggggggctagggtcagtctgttatatctggagtatttctcctgtcttatccagtgtcctgtgtgcatttaagtatgctctctctaattctctctctttctttttctttctttctttctttctttctcactcactcactcaggggacctgagccctaggaccatgcctcaggactacctggcctaatgactccttgctgtccccagtccacctggctgtgctgctgctccagtttcaactgatctGCCtccagctatggaaccctgacctgtttaccAGACGTGCTACATGTCCcatacctgctgttttcaactctctagagacagcaggagtggtagagatgctatgaaaagccaactgacatttactcctgaggtgctgacctgttgcactctcgacaaccactgtgattattattatttgaccctgctggtcatctatgaacatttgaacatcttggccatgttctgttataatctccacccgacacagccagaagaggaacgGCCAcccccatagcctggttcctctctaggtttcttcctaggttctggcctttctagggagtttttcctagccaccatgcctcttcacctgcattgcttgctgtttggggttttaggctgggtttctgtacagcacttttatATATCAGcagatgtaagaagggctttataaaaatacattttttaaaatttgatttCTTTGACAATAATTTGGTGGCCTACTGTATGTTTGAAGCCAGAGAGAATAGGCAAAGGTATACATATAAAATACAAATGTTATGTATATGTTGCCAATTCAAATATTTATTAAGAATTTTCCTTCCCGTTTCTTTGTAGagactgggtgtattaatacaccatcaaacgtgtaattaataacttccccATGCTGAAAgcgatattcaatgtctgctttttaaatgttttacccatctaccaataggttccctGCTTtcagaggcattggaaaacctccataatctttgtggtttaatctgtgtttgaaattcactgcccgACTGAGGGACATTACAGATAACTGTATGTGTTGGGTATAGAGAGGTActaattcaaaaatcatgttaaacgctATTATTGcatagagtgagtccatgcaacttatgtgacttgttaagcaaatgtttactcctgaacttattttggcttgccataacaaaggggttgaatactaatTGACTCAAGACTTTTCATTTtgtaaaaatttctaaaaacaaaattccactttgacatcatggggtattgtgtgtaggccagtgacaagaaaactccatttaatccattttaaattcagcctttaacacaacaaaatatggaaaaagtaaaaggggtctgaatacttactgaaggcgctgtaaacatttacatttaagtcatttagcagacgctcttatccagagcgacttacaaattggtgcattcaccttatgacatccagtggaacagtcactttacaatagtgcatctaaatcttaaaggggggggtgagagggattacttatcctatcctaggtattccttaaagaggtggggtttcaggtgtctccggaaggtggtgattgactccgctgtcctggcgtcgtgagggagtttgttccaccattggggggccagagcagcgaacagtaaAGATGTTGTGGATAAAAATAAGTCAACTATGATAAGTCAAAAGTCATCATCAGACAAACCTGACTGAACTATTTTGAAGTGAAGCGTAGGTGTTTgttactgtgtatgtgtgtgtatgtgtaggtataTTTAGTAAGTCTATAATGGTTACAAAGCGCTGTTGGGTGTAAGTCCGAATGACCAAACATTACACATCAACAAGTCTTAAATACACCACACCAACATGCTTTGAACAAAAAATCTGCATGAACTTCATGAATTGCATTACTTTTCTTATTAAAAGTGTCAAAACAATAGTTGAATGGAAGTAATGAAACAGGCATTTGTGAACATCATATAGCTTATAGTACAAACACAATATGCAACATACCTTTTAggcttacagtgccttcggaaagtattcagaccccttgaccccatgatgacaaagcgaaaacatttttttaaaacatttttgctaatttattaaaaataaaaactgaaatatcacattcacataagtcttcagaccctttactcagtactttgttgaagcattttttggcagcaattacagcctagagtcttcttgggtatgccactacaagcatggcacaccgtatttggggattttctcccattcttctctgcagatcctctcaagctctgtcagattggatggggagtgttgctgcacagctattttcaggtctctatgATGATCGatcatcgggttcaagtccgggctctggctgggccactcaaggacattgagacttgtccctatgccactcctacgttgtcttggctgtgtgcttagggtcgttgacctgttggaaggtgaacctttgccccagtctgaggtcctgagcactttggagtaggttttcatcaaggatctctctgtactttgctccagtcatctttgcctcgatcctgactagtctcccagttccttccgctgaagagtggcttctgatggccattctaccataaaggcctgattggtggagtgctgcagagatggttgtccttctggaaggttctcccatctccacaaaggaactctatagctctgtcagtgaccatcacgTTTTTGGTCATatcccagaccaaggcccttctcctcaggttggccaggcagccagcacaggaagagtcttggtggttctaaacttcttcatTTAATAAGGATGGAGGCCACTAtattcttggagaccttcaatgctgcagaaatgttttggtacccttccccagatatgctcctcaacataatcctgtcttggagctctacagacaaatccttcgacctcatggcttggtttttgctctgacatgctctgtcaactgtgtgaccttatacagacaggtgtgggccttgccaaatcatgtccaatcaatttactttaccataggtggacttcaatcaagttgtagaatttGATGAttaattgaaacaggatgcacctgagctcgatttcccatagcaaagggtctgaatacttatgtaaataaggtatttctgttttcgcattatggggtattgtgtgtagtttgctgaggattttttatttatttaatcgattatagaataaggctgtaataaaacaaaatgtggaaaaagtcaaggggtctgaatactttccaaaagcagGGTATATGCCTTATATATCACACAATGTCTGGATGCAATATTCTACTCAGGAATATTCAACACTGAAATCTGTAACTCTCATATACCAAATGCACCCGTGGGTCTTTTCGGTTGACAACAATAAATGCATCTTTGTCTTTAATGCAGAGTTTGACATAAACTTCAGAAGCTATCGAGTAGAATGGTTACTTTCTACGTTATAGAGTGGAATgttttttctgctggtgtatTTTGAGGTAACTCCTCTCGGAGAAACTTTTCCCGCAATGCGTACAGGCAAACGACCTCTCTCCcgtgtggaccttcaggtgcatcttcaaatggtgctggtgggagaaccttttctcacactgggggcagctgtagggtttctcccctgtgtggaccctctggtgcctttTCAGGCTGGAGGAGTGAGAGAAACTAGCCCGGCACAGGTGGCAGCCgaatggtttctcccctgtgtggaccctctggtgcctcttcaggtcacCAGTCTGGGCAAAGCGCAtatgacactgggtacagctgaaaggtttttcccctgtgtggaccctctggtggatctccaccttctggaggcagctgaagcctttgttacagaacatgcagaggaaccgTTTCTCTTTACTATTTTCTGATGTGGCTTCCTCTCCCTGAGCCTGGACTCTAGCCCTGTCGTTTAAGTTCAATTTCTGATCAAAAAGAACACGGCTGTGTGAATCGGAAGGCCCCATTGACGTGGACACTAGGTCGCGATCCCTGAATGCGTGTAAAGTGGAGTGGGTCGCGACAAGTGAATTTGTCTCTAAGCTTTCCCTGTAATCTAAGAAATCTCTGCCCTGTGAGTGTCCGTCTCCAAGGTGACCATCTCCAATCCATGTGGGAGGAACGTCGCCCTCCACTTTCACAGTCAATTCATCTACGACCAGACCCTCCCCTTTCTTATCTAGGCCCCCTTCAGagtatacactactactgtactgatTCCAGTGTCCTCTAGACAAATCAGCCTGTGTCTCTAAACCCAAGAGCATGTTGTCAGGGTCCATCTTTGTGGAGTAAGAACAAGACGGATCATCACTGCCATTGTCTAACGTGTCACGATCACCATCTCCACACGAATGATCCTTCCTCTGGCTCTGATGAAATACTGGTAAGTACTCTGAGCCAGGAGCCGGAGGACAGCCCAGTGGCCCCAGCCTTTCTGGGTCTGACCTGTGGTCAGATCCTGTGTGTAAAAGCCTTTTTGTTACAGTTAaagtctctttgtctgtctctgacttgagGACGGCGTTTGGCGTTCCACTGAATTCCGTGATGCTGCATCTGGTCCTGGGCTGGGGCATGGGGGTGTTGGATTGGTCCCCTGTGGCTCCAGTCTGGATGTCTCTGCTTTGCCGtgggtcctcttctccttcagtcCTCTCCTGCTTGACCAGAGATGATCCTCCAGGACCTGCAGCCTCTCCATCTGCAGACTGACACAAGAAGAGAGGAGGTTATTACCGGTGCACGAGTTGAATTGGATAATTATCTCAGGTGATGAGATAATGGGCATAATACCAACCCAGAGATGGTGCTAGTGGGGCACCTATTTAGGATAGATAAACGGGTGCATTATGGAGGGTCTGATTAGGATGTGGTGAGCTGTAACGTGTAACGTGTTAGTTGTTTTCAATTTTCCCTGTCACCTGCTCTGCCTGAAACTGCGAGGAGTAACAGCCTAACATACGTTGCTAGCTACCCtgacaaagaccaaagccggCGGGAGTACCATTAAGGACAGTGCCAGTGGTGTCTCTACAAAAAGAGACCaacaagcagttgttacaacaacaagaaaatagcttcaagtgtTTTGTCCAACTACTGGTGGATTCTACTTATAAAAGAATGGATGACCTGACcagaggtccaggacctgaagaacagtttgcagttctcccaggaTCAGCTCGACGAGTTGAAACATGAGAACAGCAAGATGACAGGAATCTGTAggtcattgagagaggacatcagttctgtgtgTAAATCCATAATAACAATGACAGATACTTCAGACTATTTCGAGAAATGCTtctgggggaggtgttgctgtatatattcagagccatatccctgtaatgcttagagaagatattatgtcaagtgttattgaagtgttgtggttgcaggttcacttggcacatctaaagccttttctttttggggtgttgctataggccaccaagtgctaacagccagtatctaaataatacatgtgaaatgcttgatagtgtatgtgatgtaaacagagaggtctactttctagGGGACCTGAATAtcgactggttttcatcaagctgtccactcaagaggaagcttcttactgtaaccagtgcctgtaatctggttcaggatATTAATCAACCTACCCGGGTGTTTACAaccactacaggaacaagatgcggggcaggtagcccagtggttagagcgttagaatagtaaccgaaaggttgaaagatcaaattcccgagctgacaaggtaaaaatctgtcgttctgcacctgaacaaggcagttaacccactgttcctaggccctcattgaaaataagaatgtgttcttaactgacttgcctagttaaataaaatgtcaaataaaaaaatCCACATGTATCAATAACATTTTTATTAatgctgtagaactttgttctaattGGATGCAGTGATCCCATTGGTTGCAGTGATCCCAATATAGTGCCTATATCCAGGAAAGACAAAGTTCCAACAGCTGGTCATACAAtagattttgctgtgactctcatgtggatgatgttaaaaatatttgcTGGTCTGATGTGGTTAATGAGGAGCTTCCAGATGCGGCACTTGATGAATTCATGAAactgcttcttccaattattgataaacatgcacctgttaactTCATATGGCtcaaatcccgttaacgggatcgatttgacaacagccagtgaattgcagggcaccaaattcaaacagaaatctcataattaaaattcctcaaaaatacaagtattatacaccattttaaagataaacttcttgttaatccaaccacagtgtccaatttcaaaaaggctttacgacgaaagcataccatgcgattatgttaggtctgcgcctagtcacaaaaaacatacagtcattttccagccaaagagaggagtcacaaaaagcagaaatatacctcaatgaatcactaacctttgatgatctttatctgatggcactcataggacttcatgttacacaatacatgtatgttctgttcaataaagtccatatttatatccaaaaatctgtttacattggtgtgttatgttcagtaatgttttgcctccaaaacatccggtgaattTGCAGAGAACCACAtcatttacagaaatactcatcataaactttgatgaaagatacatgtgTTTTACATAggattaaagataaacttctccttaatgcaaccgctgtgtcagatttcaaaaaagctttacggcgaATAATGCGATAATCTGCGATAATCtacaataatctgagtacagcgctcggCCACCAAAATCAACCATACAGATACCCGTcaagttgtggagtcaacaaaagtcagaaatagcgttaaatattcacttacctttgatgatcttcatcggaatgcacgcccaggaatcccagttccacaaaaaatgtttgttttgctcgataaagttaatctttatgtccaaatacctcctttttgttcgtgCGTTTAGTTCACTAATCCAAATGCACAAAGCGCGTGCACTAAGTCCAGATGAAAAGTAAAAAAAGTTCCAATACAGTTCGtacaaacatgtcaaacgatgtatataatcaatctttaggatgtttttatcataaatcttcaataatattccaactggACAATTCCAACGTCATTTGAAAGGAAAGGGAAGGTAACGGAGCTCACGGCCACGCACGATAAACAACTCATGGCTTTCAGCTGAGTCACCTACTTTGAGTGGTCTTATTCTCTCCCCTTTCacaatagaagcctgaaacaactttctaaagactattgacatctactggaagccttaggaagtgcaatctgaccccatttacactggatattggataggcaatcacttgaaaaaccacaaacctcagatttcccacttcctggtgagatttttctcaggtttttgcctgccatatgagttctgttatattcagacattattttaacagtttttgaaactttagagtgttttctatccaaatatagcATAGTCAAATTACACAccgctctgacacacacacttatcccaccagacatgtcacaaggggtcttttcatagtccccaaatccaaaacaaattcaatcaaacgtacagtattatatagagcccttattgcatggaacttccttccatctcatattgctcaaacaaacagcaaacctggtttcaaaaaacagataaagcaacacctggCGGCACAAATCCTCTcctctatttgacctagatagtgccttttgaaaaatgtatgtagttctgtccttg comes from Oncorhynchus gorbuscha isolate QuinsamMale2020 ecotype Even-year linkage group LG24, OgorEven_v1.0, whole genome shotgun sequence and encodes:
- the LOC124012454 gene encoding zinc finger protein 813-like, producing MANCMVFHTQIASIMEVLANAAVAEICKVVDDDYAVFRLEITQSRKENRVLRRKLLEMKVSRERAERTMRERVLASRPRSVKILDRYRGMARGEGHLTGGHRSFVKPAGHNTWRDDQPIAIDEGSGTSTQHVIVIESADGEAAGPGGSSLVKQERTEGEEDPRQSRDIQTGATGDQSNTPMPQPRTRCSITEFSGTPNAVLKSETDKETLTVTKRLLHTGSDHRSDPERLGPLGCPPAPGSEYLPVFHQSQRKDHSCGDGDRDTLDNGSDDPSCSYSTKMDPDNMLLGLETQADLSRGHWNQYSSSVYSEGGLDKKGEGLVVDELTVKVEGDVPPTWIGDGHLGDGHSQGRDFLDYRESLETNSLVATHSTLHAFRDRDLVSTSMGPSDSHSRVLFDQKLNLNDRARVQAQGEEATSENSKEKRFLCMFCNKGFSCLQKVEIHQRVHTGEKPFSCTQCHMRFAQTGDLKRHQRVHTGEKPFGCHLCRASFSHSSSLKRHQRVHTGEKPYSCPQCEKRFSHQHHLKMHLKVHTGERSFACTHCGKSFSERSYLKIHQQKKHSTL